From the Streptomyces syringium genome, one window contains:
- the recX gene encoding recombination regulator RecX — protein sequence MDGGPPSSSRAGDGAPQRPEEQARAICLRLLTGSPRTRKQLADALAKRGISDEVAEEVLSRFEDVGLIDDAAFADAWVESRHHGRGLARRALARELRTKGVDSAVIDEAVGQLDSEQEERTARELVERKLRATRGLDREKRLRRLAGMLARKGYAEGLALRVVRQALEEEGDDPELLDHYLPGD from the coding sequence ATGGACGGCGGCCCCCCTTCCTCGTCGAGGGCCGGGGACGGGGCGCCGCAGCGGCCGGAGGAGCAGGCGCGGGCGATCTGTCTGCGCCTGCTCACCGGATCGCCGCGGACCCGCAAGCAGCTGGCGGACGCGCTGGCCAAGCGCGGCATCTCCGACGAGGTGGCGGAGGAGGTGCTGTCCCGGTTCGAGGACGTGGGGCTGATCGACGACGCGGCGTTCGCCGACGCCTGGGTGGAGTCCCGGCACCACGGCCGGGGGCTGGCCCGCCGCGCCCTGGCGCGCGAGCTCCGCACCAAGGGCGTGGACTCCGCGGTGATCGACGAGGCCGTCGGGCAGCTCGACTCCGAGCAGGAGGAGCGCACGGCCCGGGAGCTGGTCGAGCGCAAGCTGCGGGCCACCCGCGGTCTGGACCGGGAGAAGCGGCTCCGGCGCCTCGCCGGGATGCTGGCCCGTAAGGGATACGCCGAGGGCCTCGCCCTGCGCGTGGTGCGCCAGGCCTTGGAGGAAGAGGGCGACGACCCCGAGCTCCTGGACCACTATCTACCCGGGGACTGA
- a CDS encoding rhodanese-like domain-containing protein, with protein sequence MRIEELLAAARADLDRLDPAQAAEVQAGGGLLVDIRYAALRERDGTIPGALVVERNELEWRLDPVCDHRAAEASGHDLRVVVICDEGYASSLAAVSLRRLGLRHATDLVGGFQAWRAAGLPVVP encoded by the coding sequence ATGAGGATCGAGGAGCTGCTGGCCGCCGCCCGCGCGGACCTCGACCGCCTCGACCCGGCCCAGGCCGCCGAAGTGCAGGCCGGGGGCGGCCTGCTGGTCGACATCCGCTACGCGGCGCTGCGGGAGCGGGACGGGACCATCCCCGGGGCGCTCGTCGTGGAGCGCAATGAACTGGAATGGCGGCTCGACCCGGTCTGTGACCACCGGGCGGCGGAGGCGAGCGGTCACGACCTGCGGGTGGTCGTGATCTGTGACGAGGGCTACGCCTCCAGCCTGGCCGCCGTCTCCCTGCGCCGACTGGGCCTGCGCCACGCCACGGACCTGGTGGGTGGTTTCCAGGCCTGGCGGGCGGCGGGGCTCCCGGTGGTGCCCTGA
- a CDS encoding cysteine dioxygenase, whose translation MEFARRTAADTALVASLPLDPEGRTWIRLEGPGGSEAWLIGWPPGTGTGWHDHGGSHGAFAAAMGRLTEQSLAAQLPTEGWKVLELADDVDRQRQLADGQGRAFGPHHVHQVFNASATEHAVSVHAYYPPLPMMRRYSRVGQVLRLEQVEWAQEWA comes from the coding sequence CTGGAATTCGCGCGCCGCACGGCTGCCGACACCGCGCTCGTCGCCTCGCTCCCCCTCGACCCGGAGGGCCGCACCTGGATCCGGCTGGAGGGACCGGGCGGAAGTGAGGCCTGGCTGATCGGGTGGCCGCCCGGCACCGGCACGGGCTGGCACGACCACGGGGGCTCGCACGGAGCCTTCGCGGCGGCGATGGGACGGCTGACCGAACAGTCGCTGGCCGCCCAACTGCCCACCGAGGGCTGGAAGGTACTGGAGCTGGCGGACGACGTCGATCGTCAGCGGCAGCTCGCCGACGGACAGGGCCGGGCCTTCGGACCGCACCATGTGCACCAGGTGTTCAACGCCTCGGCCACGGAGCACGCGGTGTCCGTGCACGCCTACTACCCGCCGCTGCCGATGATGCGGCGCTACAGCCGGGTGGGACAGGTGCTGCGGCTGGAGCAGGTCGAGTGGGCGCAGGAGTGGGCATGA
- a CDS encoding putative leader peptide, which produces MTDSGARFWRRVHLDLVRYAGCVCRPSC; this is translated from the coding sequence GTGACTGACAGCGGCGCGCGTTTCTGGCGGAGGGTCCATCTGGACCTGGTCCGCTATGCGGGCTGCGTATGTCGTCCGTCCTGCTGA
- a CDS encoding FAD-dependent oxidoreductase, producing the protein MDPVIIVGAGPVGLTLALALTRHEVPVVVLEEGPAGRAEGADPAGAAGGADPDDGRLARTAVLRPDTARMLERLGCATGDGARWTGWRTVRRRAVVAQLTFREREGFGHVKPPGRFGDFEEEPGEPSPLHLPQYALVRGLRAALAREGGARIVGGSRLDTLEQDATGVTAHTRGANGATWRGSYLVGCDGARSVVRKLLGVRFPGRTAVERYAVAALRAELPWPGEAVLHRAPPHGGGEVTARPLPDGVWRLDWLLPPGRDLVTPDLLIARVRDSLYTWCGEVPPYELLDTGVHAVHHRLARRWRTGRAFLAGDAAHLLGALGTQGLDEGLRDADNLAWKLGLAWHQGASDALLDSYQAERRGAIGARLRAADRVLPPVRGAGGWRAVRRTVVPGAARGHDGLLGDGHLGRGPLGAPYVYTRTPLAPAAPPAGTVPVGTAVGAPVVDIPVTAPDGSDARLRDRLGGGLLVVLVAPGTGVWERRHWLGAGLMPRLAAAVCALPMPAELLVTEGYPGAAAHTVLLVRPDGHLVAALAGVRPAELYACADAVRGGAVGTPDVRETGAAGGGTEIAGMAGTAGSGMAEGHTERLDRAGGPHAGRVGQAGRAGLAGAPDGAASEATANR; encoded by the coding sequence GTGGACCCGGTGATCATCGTCGGGGCCGGCCCGGTCGGCCTCACCCTGGCCCTCGCCCTGACCCGGCACGAGGTGCCCGTCGTCGTCCTCGAGGAGGGACCGGCGGGCCGCGCTGAGGGAGCGGACCCGGCCGGTGCGGCCGGCGGCGCGGACCCCGACGACGGGCGTCTGGCCCGTACGGCCGTGCTGCGGCCGGACACCGCCCGGATGCTGGAGCGGCTGGGCTGCGCCACCGGGGACGGTGCCCGGTGGACCGGCTGGCGCACGGTACGGCGCCGCGCCGTGGTCGCCCAGCTGACGTTCCGGGAGCGCGAGGGCTTCGGGCACGTCAAACCGCCCGGCCGCTTCGGCGACTTCGAGGAGGAGCCGGGCGAGCCGTCCCCGCTGCACCTGCCGCAGTACGCGCTGGTCCGCGGACTGCGGGCCGCCCTCGCCCGCGAGGGCGGGGCACGGATCGTCGGCGGCAGCCGGCTGGACACCCTGGAGCAGGACGCCACCGGGGTCACCGCGCACACCCGGGGCGCCAACGGCGCGACGTGGCGCGGAAGTTATCTGGTGGGCTGCGACGGTGCCCGTTCCGTCGTCCGCAAACTGCTGGGCGTGCGTTTCCCCGGCCGCACGGCCGTGGAGCGGTACGCGGTCGCCGCGCTCCGCGCCGAGCTGCCCTGGCCGGGCGAAGCCGTGCTGCACCGCGCGCCGCCGCACGGCGGCGGCGAGGTGACGGCCCGTCCGCTGCCGGACGGGGTCTGGCGGCTCGACTGGCTGCTGCCGCCGGGCCGCGATCTCGTCACCCCGGATCTGCTGATCGCTCGGGTGCGCGATTCCCTGTACACGTGGTGCGGAGAAGTGCCGCCGTACGAGCTCCTGGACACCGGTGTGCACGCCGTGCACCACCGGCTCGCCCGCCGCTGGCGCACCGGCCGGGCGTTCCTCGCCGGGGACGCCGCGCATCTGCTCGGCGCTCTCGGCACCCAAGGGCTCGACGAGGGGCTGCGGGACGCCGACAACCTCGCCTGGAAGCTGGGACTGGCCTGGCACCAGGGCGCCTCGGACGCCCTCCTCGACAGCTACCAGGCGGAGCGGCGGGGCGCGATCGGCGCCCGGCTGCGTGCCGCGGACCGGGTGCTGCCGCCGGTGCGCGGCGCGGGTGGCTGGCGCGCGGTGCGGCGAACGGTGGTGCCGGGCGCGGCCCGAGGGCACGACGGGCTGCTCGGCGACGGGCACTTGGGGCGCGGACCGCTGGGCGCGCCCTACGTGTACACCCGTACGCCCCTGGCCCCGGCCGCGCCTCCCGCGGGCACCGTCCCGGTGGGGACGGCCGTGGGGGCGCCGGTGGTGGACATCCCGGTGACCGCCCCGGACGGTTCGGACGCCCGGCTGCGGGACCGGCTGGGCGGCGGTCTGCTGGTGGTGCTCGTCGCCCCCGGTACGGGCGTGTGGGAGCGCCGGCACTGGCTGGGCGCCGGGCTCATGCCACGGCTCGCGGCGGCCGTCTGCGCCCTGCCGATGCCCGCGGAACTGCTGGTCACCGAGGGGTATCCGGGGGCCGCGGCGCACACGGTGCTGCTGGTGCGACCGGACGGGCATCTGGTCGCGGCGCTGGCCGGGGTGCGTCCGGCGGAGCTGTACGCGTGCGCGGACGCGGTGCGTGGCGGCGCGGTGGGGACGCCCGATGTACGCGAGACGGGAGCGGCCGGTGGCGGCACGGAGATCGCCGGGATGGCCGGGACCGCCGGGAGCGGGATGGCCGAGGGACACACGGAACGCTTGGACCGGGCCGGAGGCCCGCATGCCGGACGGGTGGGACAGGCCGGACGGGCGGGGCTCGCGGGGGCGCCCGACGGAGCGGCCAGTGAAGCTACGGCCAATCGTTGA
- a CDS encoding amino acid ABC transporter permease: MTSSVLYDVPGPRAKVRNRVYGVLSTVAILGLIAFIGYKLDSTGQFQAGLWDDYEYADTQQRILDGLLTTLKTFAIAAVLSVVLGTVLAAGRLSDHKPVRWAATTVVEFFRAMPLLIMIFLLYAAVFTSEPMWALVIGLTLYNGSVQAEIFRSGINAVPRGQSEAAYAIGLRKTQVMTGVLVPQAVRSMLPSIISQLVVTLKDTSLGFIILYEELLFVGKAFAQQTPPVNGVYAFIPMVIVFGSIYILLCLALSSVATWVERRTQRSRKGSPPAMPANDPTITGAPGGQTA, translated from the coding sequence ATGACCTCGAGCGTCCTGTACGACGTACCGGGCCCCAGGGCCAAGGTCCGCAACCGGGTCTACGGTGTCCTGTCCACCGTCGCCATCCTCGGTCTGATCGCCTTCATCGGCTACAAGCTCGACTCCACCGGCCAGTTCCAGGCGGGCCTGTGGGACGACTACGAGTACGCCGACACCCAGCAGCGGATCCTCGACGGTCTGCTGACGACGCTGAAGACGTTCGCGATCGCCGCGGTGCTCTCCGTGGTGCTCGGCACCGTGCTCGCGGCGGGCCGGCTCTCCGACCACAAGCCCGTGCGCTGGGCGGCCACCACGGTCGTGGAGTTCTTCCGCGCCATGCCGCTGCTCATCATGATCTTCCTGCTCTACGCGGCGGTCTTCACCTCCGAGCCGATGTGGGCCCTGGTCATCGGCCTGACCCTGTACAACGGCTCGGTGCAGGCGGAGATCTTCCGGTCCGGCATCAACGCCGTGCCCCGGGGGCAGAGCGAGGCGGCGTACGCGATCGGGCTGCGCAAGACCCAGGTGATGACGGGCGTCCTCGTCCCGCAGGCCGTCCGCTCGATGCTGCCGTCGATCATCAGCCAGCTCGTGGTGACCCTCAAGGACACCTCGCTCGGCTTCATCATCCTGTACGAGGAGCTGCTGTTCGTCGGCAAGGCGTTCGCCCAGCAGACCCCGCCCGTGAACGGCGTCTACGCCTTCATCCCGATGGTGATCGTCTTCGGTTCGATCTACATCCTGCTCTGTCTGGCCCTGTCCTCCGTCGCCACGTGGGTCGAACGGCGCACACAGCGCTCGCGCAAGGGCTCCCCTCCCGCGATGCCCGCCAACGACCCGACCATCACGGGCGCACCCGGGGGCCAAACGGCCTAG
- a CDS encoding amino acid ABC transporter permease: MNVLSDNFAMFREGFLGTVELTALSAALALVLGTLIAAFRVSPVPALRIFGTAWVTLLRNTPLVLLFLAVTLGLPALGLKGWDSFWLAVMALGCYTSAFICEAIRSGINTVPVGQAEAARSIGMTFNQTLGQIVLPQAARTAIPPIGSLMIALAKNTAIASGFNVTELGSVQKTLNAASGYDIYVIFLWIAVCYIIITFTISGLFRLLENRLAVAR, from the coding sequence TTGAACGTTCTGTCGGACAACTTCGCGATGTTCCGCGAAGGTTTCCTCGGCACCGTCGAGCTGACGGCGCTGAGCGCGGCGCTCGCCCTGGTGCTGGGCACCCTGATCGCGGCGTTCCGCGTTTCTCCGGTGCCCGCGCTGCGAATATTCGGCACGGCCTGGGTGACGCTGTTGCGCAACACCCCGCTGGTGCTGCTCTTCCTCGCCGTCACCCTGGGGCTGCCCGCGCTCGGCCTCAAGGGCTGGGACTCCTTCTGGCTCGCCGTCATGGCGCTGGGCTGCTACACCTCGGCGTTCATCTGCGAGGCCATCCGGTCCGGCATCAACACGGTGCCGGTGGGCCAGGCCGAGGCCGCCCGCTCGATCGGTATGACCTTCAACCAGACCCTGGGCCAGATCGTCCTGCCGCAGGCGGCCCGGACGGCGATTCCGCCCATCGGCAGCCTGATGATCGCCCTCGCGAAGAACACGGCGATCGCCTCGGGCTTCAACGTCACGGAGCTCGGCTCCGTGCAGAAGACCCTCAACGCCGCCTCGGGCTATGACATTTACGTGATCTTCCTGTGGATCGCGGTCTGCTACATCATCATCACTTTCACGATCAGCGGTCTCTTCCGACTGCTGGAGAACCGGCTGGCGGTGGCCCGATGA
- a CDS encoding glutamate ABC transporter substrate-binding protein, protein MKLRKTAAAAAVVLALTASATACGKSGSPDDKGDKASGGASAPTLPTYKVNTAADVKGSPVFEKIKGKKITIGTKADQPGLGFENPGTKKRSGFDVEIARMIAADLGFDEAHIEFKTVPSEARETQIASGGVDLYVGTYTINDERKKQVGFGGPYYIAGQDLLVKADSDIKGPDDLKGKKVCSATGSTPLKRIKEAKYGVGEAKAQQGYQLCVQDLVNGSVDAVTTDDSILKGYAAENKGALKVVEKPFSKEPYGVGLKKDDKALRDAVNNALEAHMKNGDWKKAYDATLGLSGAAAQTPPAVDRY, encoded by the coding sequence ATGAAGCTCCGCAAAACCGCCGCAGCGGCCGCCGTGGTGCTGGCGCTCACCGCGTCCGCGACCGCCTGCGGCAAGTCGGGCAGCCCCGACGACAAGGGCGACAAGGCCAGCGGCGGCGCGTCGGCCCCGACCCTGCCGACGTACAAGGTGAACACCGCCGCCGATGTGAAGGGCTCGCCCGTCTTCGAGAAGATCAAGGGCAAGAAGATCACCATCGGCACCAAGGCCGACCAGCCCGGCCTCGGTTTCGAGAACCCCGGCACCAAGAAGCGCTCCGGCTTCGATGTGGAGATCGCCCGTATGATCGCGGCCGACCTCGGCTTCGACGAGGCGCACATCGAGTTCAAGACGGTCCCCTCCGAGGCCCGTGAGACGCAGATCGCCAGCGGCGGCGTGGATCTGTACGTCGGCACGTACACGATCAACGACGAGCGCAAGAAGCAGGTCGGCTTCGGCGGCCCGTACTACATCGCCGGCCAGGACCTGCTGGTGAAGGCCGACAGCGACATCAAGGGCCCGGACGACCTCAAGGGCAAGAAGGTCTGCTCGGCGACCGGCTCCACGCCGCTCAAGCGGATCAAGGAAGCCAAGTACGGGGTGGGCGAGGCCAAGGCGCAGCAGGGCTACCAGCTCTGTGTGCAGGACCTGGTCAACGGCTCGGTCGACGCCGTCACCACGGACGACTCGATCCTCAAGGGCTACGCCGCGGAGAACAAGGGCGCCCTGAAGGTCGTCGAGAAGCCGTTCTCCAAGGAGCCCTACGGCGTCGGTCTGAAGAAGGACGACAAGGCGCTGCGCGACGCGGTCAACAACGCCCTCGAGGCGCACATGAAGAACGGCGACTGGAAGAAGGCGTACGACGCCACGCTCGGTCTCTCCGGGGCCGCCGCCCAGACCCCGCCCGCGGTCGACCGCTACTGA
- a CDS encoding amino acid ABC transporter ATP-binding protein, with protein sequence MSEVSVTKDAAPVADALVVLNNVNKHFGALHVLQDIDLTIARGEVVVVIGPSGSGKSTLCRTINRLETTDSGTISIDGKPLPQEGRELARLRADVGMVFQSFNLFAHKTVLENVTLGQIKVRKTDRKTAETKARSLLDRVGVGAQADKYPAQLSGGQQQRVAIARALAMDPKVMLFDEPTSALDPEMINEVLEVMRQLAADGMTMVVVTHEMGFARSAANRVVFMADGKIVEEARPDQFFANPRSDRAKDFLSKILHH encoded by the coding sequence ATGAGCGAAGTATCGGTGACCAAGGACGCGGCCCCTGTCGCGGACGCACTGGTCGTCCTGAACAACGTCAACAAGCACTTCGGCGCGCTGCATGTGCTCCAGGACATCGACCTGACCATCGCGCGCGGCGAGGTAGTCGTCGTCATCGGGCCCTCGGGGTCCGGTAAGTCGACCCTGTGCCGGACGATCAACCGGCTGGAGACCACCGACTCCGGCACGATCAGCATCGACGGCAAGCCACTGCCCCAGGAGGGCAGGGAGCTGGCACGGCTGCGCGCGGATGTGGGCATGGTCTTCCAGTCCTTCAACCTCTTCGCGCACAAGACCGTGCTGGAGAACGTGACGCTGGGCCAGATCAAGGTCCGCAAGACGGACCGCAAGACGGCCGAGACGAAGGCCCGTTCGCTGCTCGACCGGGTCGGTGTGGGCGCCCAGGCGGACAAGTACCCGGCGCAGCTCTCCGGTGGCCAGCAGCAGCGCGTGGCGATAGCCCGGGCGCTGGCCATGGACCCCAAGGTCATGCTCTTCGACGAGCCGACCTCGGCCCTGGACCCGGAGATGATCAATGAGGTGCTGGAGGTCATGCGGCAGCTCGCGGCGGACGGCATGACGATGGTCGTCGTCACGCACGAGATGGGCTTCGCGCGCTCCGCCGCGAACCGTGTCGTCTTCATGGCGGACGGGAAGATCGTCGAAGAGGCGCGCCCGGACCAGTTCTTCGCCAACCCGCGCAGCGACCGGGCCAAGGACTTCCTGTCGAAGATCCTCCACCACTGA
- a CDS encoding response regulator transcription factor: MRLLLVEDDDHVAAALSAVLARHGFAVTHARSGEEALQALLPAERAPFGVVLLDLGLPDQDGFEVCGKIRKRTSTPVIMVTARADTRSKIHGLNLGADDYVVKPYDTGELLARIHAVARRTPPADSAPGEPHEADAPCALRLGALTIELPNRQVSVSGSTVPLTRKEFDLLALLAQRPGVVFRREQIISEVWRTSWEGTGRTLEVHVASLRAKLRMPALIETVRGVGYKIVVPAV, translated from the coding sequence ATGAGACTCCTGCTCGTAGAGGACGACGACCACGTCGCCGCGGCCCTGTCCGCGGTACTGGCCAGGCACGGCTTCGCGGTCACGCACGCCCGGAGCGGCGAAGAGGCCCTGCAGGCCCTGCTGCCGGCCGAGCGCGCGCCCTTCGGCGTCGTGCTGCTCGACCTCGGCCTGCCCGACCAGGACGGCTTCGAGGTGTGCGGCAAGATCCGCAAACGCACCAGCACTCCCGTGATCATGGTGACCGCCCGCGCCGACACCCGCTCGAAGATCCACGGTCTGAACCTCGGCGCCGACGACTACGTGGTCAAGCCCTACGACACCGGCGAGCTGCTGGCCCGCATCCACGCGGTCGCCCGGCGCACCCCGCCCGCCGACAGCGCCCCCGGTGAGCCGCACGAGGCCGATGCCCCGTGCGCGCTGCGGCTCGGGGCCCTGACCATCGAACTTCCCAACCGCCAGGTCTCCGTGAGCGGTTCCACCGTCCCGCTCACCCGCAAGGAATTCGACCTGCTCGCGCTGCTCGCCCAGCGCCCGGGCGTCGTCTTCCGCCGCGAGCAGATCATCAGCGAGGTGTGGCGGACCAGTTGGGAGGGGACCGGGCGCACTCTCGAGGTGCACGTGGCCTCACTACGGGCCAAGTTGCGCATGCCCGCACTCATCGAAACGGTCCGCGGCGTCGGTTACAAAATCGTCGTTCCGGCCGTCTGA
- a CDS encoding sensor histidine kinase, translating into MRTRLLPLLIVLMAGVLLALGFPLGAGMAAVQQQRVVVDRIDDTARFAALAQFVTTRQFGPADEADERLTTLRSELARYEDLYDIRVGVFYRDGRAMAVAPAGWSVPPEGEGRQAFQEALAGRRSHDPAQVLPWRSGRLAVASPVIRDGDVVAVVVTDSPTGKLRSRILHSWLLLAAGETAAMLLAVGAAFRLTGWVLRPVRTLDVAAHGIATGALNSRVAVSTGPPELRRLARSFNEMADNVEEVLEQQRAFVADASHQLRNPLAALLLRIELLALDLPDGHEEIASVRTEGKRLARVLDDLLDLALAEHAESDLQLTDIAEIVTDRVGSWSPVADREQVTLTYSGPAAVTGWADPIALSSALDAVVDNALKFTPAHARVDVTVEVGGDSIGITVADGGPGLTEDELSRIGDRFWRSNRHQNVSGSGLGLSISRALLAAGGATLSYAPNEPNGLRATIAVPRDGGGDTKAIPKSARAGQPGGRAAKA; encoded by the coding sequence GTGCGCACCCGACTCCTCCCGCTGCTCATCGTCCTCATGGCGGGCGTCCTGCTGGCCCTGGGCTTCCCGCTCGGGGCGGGCATGGCCGCGGTCCAGCAGCAGCGGGTGGTGGTCGACCGGATCGACGACACCGCCCGGTTCGCCGCTCTCGCCCAGTTCGTCACCACCCGGCAGTTCGGGCCCGCGGACGAGGCGGACGAGCGGCTGACGACCCTGCGGTCCGAACTCGCCCGCTACGAGGATCTCTACGACATACGCGTAGGCGTCTTCTACCGCGACGGGCGGGCCATGGCTGTCGCCCCCGCGGGTTGGTCCGTACCACCCGAGGGGGAGGGGCGGCAGGCGTTCCAGGAGGCGCTCGCCGGGCGCCGCAGCCACGACCCCGCTCAGGTCCTGCCCTGGCGGAGCGGCCGGCTCGCCGTGGCCTCTCCCGTCATCCGCGACGGTGACGTCGTCGCGGTCGTCGTCACCGATTCGCCCACGGGGAAGCTGCGCTCGCGCATCCTGCACTCCTGGCTGCTGCTCGCGGCGGGCGAGACCGCGGCGATGTTACTGGCCGTGGGAGCCGCCTTCCGGCTCACCGGCTGGGTACTGCGGCCCGTGCGGACCCTCGACGTGGCCGCGCACGGCATCGCCACCGGAGCGCTGAACTCCCGCGTCGCGGTCTCCACCGGACCGCCCGAACTGCGCCGCCTGGCCCGCTCGTTCAACGAGATGGCCGACAACGTCGAAGAAGTCCTGGAGCAGCAGCGCGCCTTCGTCGCCGACGCCTCGCACCAACTGCGCAACCCGCTCGCCGCCCTGCTGCTGCGCATCGAGCTGCTCGCCCTGGACCTCCCCGACGGCCACGAGGAGATCGCCTCGGTGCGCACCGAGGGCAAGCGGCTCGCCCGCGTCCTCGACGACCTCCTGGACCTGGCCCTCGCCGAGCACGCCGAGAGTGACCTCCAGCTGACCGACATAGCCGAGATCGTCACCGACCGGGTGGGCTCCTGGTCCCCGGTCGCCGACCGGGAGCAGGTCACCCTGACCTACAGCGGCCCGGCCGCCGTGACCGGCTGGGCCGATCCGATCGCGCTCTCCAGCGCGCTCGACGCGGTGGTGGACAACGCCCTGAAGTTCACGCCCGCGCACGCACGCGTGGACGTCACCGTCGAGGTCGGCGGCGACAGCATCGGCATCACGGTCGCCGACGGCGGCCCGGGACTCACCGAGGACGAGCTCAGCCGGATCGGCGACCGCTTCTGGCGCAGCAACCGCCACCAGAACGTCTCCGGCTCCGGCCTCGGCCTGTCCATCAGCCGGGCCCTCCTCGCGGCGGGCGGCGCCACCCTCTCGTACGCGCCGAACGAGCCCAACGGACTGCGGGCGACGATCGCGGTGCCGCGCGACGGCGGCGGCGACACCAAGGCGATCCCGAAGAGCGCACGGGCCGGCCAGCCCGGCGGCCGCGCCGCCAAGGCCTGA
- a CDS encoding TAXI family TRAP transporter solute-binding subunit — MAPRLPHVDRCRALRAGAVAAVVLALLAWWLVPFGGETSPSGRMSFATGVPTGVYAKYGALLQEDLARDLPELEVRLRESQGSLDNLRQLTAGKADFTLATADSVATYRASGREGARSLRACARLYDDYMQLVVEKKSTVGSARDLKGKRVGVGTDESGVQLITRRLLRAAGVDFDKDITPVRVGIDQMPGLLEKGDIDAFFWSGGLPTNAVQTLGRRMEIRLVQLGDLIAPLHALGENTRYYRAAVMPADAYPELRATQAVKTIAVANLLVTMDHADPELTERITRSVIHSRDRIGVKVHAAQKVDLRTAVFTDPLPLHAGARRYYLSVKP, encoded by the coding sequence ATGGCTCCCCGACTCCCGCACGTCGACCGGTGCCGTGCCCTGCGAGCGGGCGCGGTGGCCGCCGTCGTGCTCGCACTCCTGGCCTGGTGGCTGGTGCCGTTCGGTGGCGAGACGTCGCCGAGCGGACGGATGTCGTTCGCGACCGGGGTGCCGACCGGGGTGTACGCGAAGTACGGCGCTCTCCTCCAGGAGGATCTGGCCCGCGATCTTCCCGAGCTGGAGGTGCGGCTCAGGGAGAGCCAGGGGTCCTTGGACAATCTGCGGCAGCTCACGGCCGGCAAGGCCGACTTCACCCTGGCCACCGCGGACTCGGTCGCGACCTACCGCGCGTCGGGGCGGGAGGGGGCGCGGTCCCTGCGCGCCTGCGCCCGGCTGTACGACGACTACATGCAGCTGGTGGTGGAGAAGAAGTCGACGGTGGGGTCCGCGCGGGACCTCAAGGGCAAGCGGGTCGGCGTGGGCACGGACGAGTCGGGGGTGCAGCTGATCACCCGGCGGCTGCTGCGCGCCGCGGGCGTCGACTTCGACAAGGACATCACGCCGGTGCGGGTGGGCATCGACCAGATGCCGGGCCTGCTGGAGAAGGGCGACATCGACGCCTTCTTCTGGTCCGGCGGGCTGCCCACCAACGCCGTGCAGACCCTCGGCCGGCGGATGGAGATCCGTCTGGTGCAGCTCGGTGACCTGATAGCGCCGCTGCACGCCCTCGGCGAGAACACGCGCTACTACCGGGCGGCCGTCATGCCCGCGGACGCCTACCCGGAGCTGCGCGCCACGCAGGCCGTCAAGACGATCGCCGTCGCGAATCTCCTGGTCACCATGGACCACGCCGACCCCGAGCTCACGGAGCGGATCACCCGCTCGGTAATACACAGCCGCGACCGGATCGGCGTCAAGGTCCACGCGGCACAGAAGGTGGACCTGCGGACGGCGGTCTTCACCGATCCGCTGCCGCTGCACGCGGGCGCGCGGCGCTATTACCTGTCGGTCAAGCCGTGA